From a region of the Hevea brasiliensis isolate MT/VB/25A 57/8 unplaced genomic scaffold, ASM3005281v1 Scaf5, whole genome shotgun sequence genome:
- the LOC110659102 gene encoding NADPH-dependent aldehyde reductase-like protein, chloroplastic → MDASRTNPSSLSLLDRVAIVTGSSRGIGKAIAVHLATLGAKLVINYSSNRDQAQLVAQEINSSFPHNHSPRAITVQANVSDPAHVKSLFDEAETVFGSPVHVLVNSAGVVDSKYPSIANTSLEDFDLTFSVNTRGAFLCSKEAANRLKRGGGGRIILVSSSMVGGLKPGFGAYAASKAAVETMVKILAKELKGTGITANCVAPGPIATEMFFSGRSEELIRKNIEECPLGRLGETKDIAPVVGFLATDASEWINGQVIRANGGYV, encoded by the exons ATGGACGCATCAAGAACAaacccatcttctctatcactccTAGACCGGGTTGCCATAGTCACTGGCTCGTCCCGGGGCATTGGGAAAGCCATAGCAGTCCATTTGGCCACTCTGGGTGCAAAACTTGTCATCAACTACTCTTCCAACAGGGACCAGGCTCAACTTGTAGCCCAAGAGATCAATTCTTCTTTTCCTCACAATCATTCCCCTCGTGCCATAACAGTCCAAGCCAATGTCTCCGATCCAGCCCATGTCAAGTCTCTTTTTGATGAGGCTGAGACGGTTTTTGGGTCACCCGTTCATGTCTTGGTGAACTCTGCTGGCGTGGTTGATTCCAAGTATCCATCCATAGCCAATACTTCCTTGGAGGATTTTGACCTTACTTTCAG TGTTAACACTAGAGGTGCATTCCTGTGCTCAAAAGAGGCAGCAAATCGGCTCAAACGCGGTGGTGGTGGCCGAATAATATTGGTATCATCATCTATGGTGGGTGGATTGAAGCCAGGTTTTGGGGCATATGCAGCTTCAAAAGCAGCGGTAGAGACAATGGTAAAGATATTAGCAAAGGAACTCAAGGGAACTGGGATTACTGCAAATTGCGTTGCACCAGGTCCTATTGCAACAGAGATGTTTTTTTCTGGGAGGTCTGAGGAGCTAATTCGGAAGAACATAGAGGAGTGTCCATTAGGCCGGCTTGGCGAGACCAAGGACATTGCACCTGTTGTTGGGTTCTTGGCTACTGATGCTAGTGAGTGGATTAATGGACAGGTTATTCGTGCCAATGGTGGATACGTTTAG
- the LOC110659103 gene encoding NADPH-dependent aldehyde reductase-like protein, chloroplastic, whose protein sequence is MDISSSNSSNPSPLPLQDRVAIVTGASRGIGKAIAVYLASLGAKLVINYSSNRDQAQLVAEEINSSFPHNHSPRAITVQANVSDPSHVKSLFDEAERVFGSPVHVLVNSAGVLDPKYPSIANTSLEDFDLTFSVNTKGAFLCCKEAANRLKRDGGGRIILVSSSMVGGLKPGFGVYAASKAAVETMVKILAKELKGTGITANCIAPGPIATEMYFSGKTEEQIRKNIDECPLGRLGETKDIAPIVGFLATDASEWINGQVIRANGGYV, encoded by the exons ATGGACATATCAAGTTCCAATTCATCAAACCCATCTCCTCTACCACTCCAAGACCGGGTTGCTATAGTCACTGGCGCATCCCGCGGCATTGGGAAAGCCATAGCAGTCTACTTGGCCTCACTGGGTGCAAAACTTGTCATCAACTACTCTTCCAACAGGGACCAGGCTCAACTTGTAGCCGAAGAGATCAATTCTTCTTTTCCTCACAATCATTCCCCTCGTGCCATAACAGTCCAAGCCAACGTCTCCGATCCATCCCATGTGAAGTCTCTTTTTGATGAGGCTGAGAGGGTTTTTGGGTCGCCCGTTCATGTCTTGGTGAACTCAGCTGGAGTGTTGGATCCCAAGTATCCATCCATAGCTAACACTTCCTTGGAGGATTTTGACCTTACGTTCAG TGTTAACACGAAAGGTGCATTCTTGTGCTGCAAAGAGGCGGCAAATCGGCTCAAACGCGATGGTGGTGGCCGAATAATATTGGTATCATCATCTATGGTAGGTGGATTGAAGCCAGGCTTTGGTGTATATGCAGCTTCAAAAGCAGCAGTAGAGACAATGGTAAAGATATTAGCAAAGGAACTCAAGGGAACTGGGATTACTGCAAATTGCATTGCACCAGGTCCTATTGCAACAGAGATGTATTTTTCTGGGAAGACTGAGGAGCAAATTCGGAAGAACATAGATGAGTGTCCACTAGGCCGGCTTGGCGAGACCAAGGACATTGCACCTATTGTTGGGTTCTTGGCTACTGATGCTAGTGAGTGGATTAATGGACAGGTTATTCGTGCCAATGGTGGATACGTTTAG